One part of the Kryptolebias marmoratus isolate JLee-2015 linkage group LG2, ASM164957v2, whole genome shotgun sequence genome encodes these proteins:
- the mmp13b gene encoding collagenase 3 — translation MIASLLLLVLVPQTLALPLPSEERWLLAEKYLRRFYHLPNGLQGGQTSSGDFQNKLKEMQRFFNLEVTGNLDDNTLALMKEARCGVPDVAEYNHFPRDLKWQTNDVTFRILNYTPDLKKSDVDRAIRTALNVWADVTPLKFKKLYEGDADIMISFGTREHGDHNPFDGPDGLLAHAYPPGQGIGGDTHFDEDEHWTRDASTYNLFIVAAHELGHALGMSHSSDPGALMYPVYSYATGYPLSLDDIKGIQALYGPNPNQRKVKPKPDAPSKCDPTLSFDAVTELRGETIIFKDEFYWRLHPQMPEPEQTLIKSTWPSISKKVDAAYENPEKDLVIIFSGIRMWALNGYNLVDGYPKYIHKLGLPKTVRKVDAAVHIKDTGKTLLFTDEEYWSYDEAAGAMDSGCPRSIEEDFPGMDDEVDAAVYHYGYLYFFHDHLQYEYSYTSRKVIRIMRANSILNC, via the exons ATGATAGcttccctgctgctgctggtgctggtgCCCCAGACCCTCGCTCTGCCTCTGCCGTCTGAGGAGCGGTGGCTTTTAGCAGAG AAGTACCTCCGCCGCTTCTACCATCTGCCAAATGGTCTCCAAGGGGGACAAACGTCCTCAGGTGACTTCCAGAACAAACTGAAGGAAATGCAGAGATTCTTCAACCTTGAG GTGACTGGGAATCTTGACGACAACACTCTGGCTCTGATGAAGGAGGCCAGATGCGGCGTGCCAGACGTCGCAGAGTACAACCACTTTCCTCGAGACCTCAAGTGGCAAACCAACGACGTCACATTCAG gaTATTGAACTACACGCCGGATCTGAAGAAGTCCGATGTGGACAGAGCCATCCGCACAGCGCTGAACGTCTGGGCCGACGTCACCCCTctgaagtttaaaaagctgTACGAGGGCGACGCTGACATAATGATCAGCTTTGGAACGAGAG AACACGGGGACCACAACCCCTTTGACGGGCCCGACGGGCTGCTGGCGCACGCCTACCCTCCGGGCCAGGGCATCGGAGGAGACACTCACTTCGACGAGGACGAACACTGGACCAGAGACGCGTCAA CTTACAACCTGTTCATAGTGGCCGCCCACGAGCTGGGCCACGCCCTCGGCATGTCCCACTCGTCCGACCCCGGCGCCCTGATGTACCCCGTTTACTCCTATGCCACCGGCTACCCGCTGTCTTTAGACGACATCAAAGGCATTCAAGCTCTGTACG GTCCCAACCCAAACCAGAGGAAGGTGAAGCCGAAGCCTGACGCGCCCAGCAAATGCGACCCCACGTTGAGCTTTGATGCCGTCACAGAGCTGAGAGGGGAAACCATCATCTTCAAAGACGA gttcTACTGGCGCCTCCACCCTCAGATGCCCGAGCCTGAGCAAACCCTGATCAAGTCCACGTGGCCCTCCATCTCGAAGAAGGTGGACGCAGCCTACGAAAACCCGGAGAAGGATTTAGTCATCATCTTTAGCG gGATCCGAATGTGGGCGCTGAACGGATACAACCTCGTGGATGGTTACCCGAAGTACATCCACAAGCTCGGCCTTCCTAAGACTGTGAGGAAGGTAGATGCGGCCGTGCACATCAAAGACACGGGCAAAACCCTGCTCTTCACCGACGAGGAGTACTGGAG CTACGACGAGGCAGCCGGCGCCATGGACAGCGGCTGCCCGCGATCGATCGAGGAAGACTTTCCAGGGATGGACGACGAAGTCGACGCCGCTGTTTACCACTACG GATACTTGTATTTCTTCCACGACCATCTGCAGTACGAGTACAGCTACACCTCAAGGAAGGTCATTCGCATCATGAGGGCCAACTCCATCCTCAACTGCTGA
- the tsku gene encoding tsukushin encodes MKGKQSMMVLVLWLGLSLLAAVRSSSVKNCHPSCHCDVESFGLFDSFSLTRVDCRGLGPGASMPVPIPLDTSHLDLSSNDMGPLTDAMLAGPGYTTLVSLDLSSNRITKISPNSLSKLRYLESLDLSHNNLESLSPSCFSGLPLAEVDLSYNSFQDFDMGAFASKVNGEPLVVDLSHNKLVSVSTTLHGRVLHIQSVNLSANHLVNVPSIAGLPLRYLNLDANPIAKIREGAFAHLKDLAYLSLSGLRELREVEPNSFKGLQNLQVLDLSNNPELRSLNPAVFSGLGSLQELNLSGSSVASLPTNMLTHLPSIKSITLGQGVHCWKTQKQGQFHRQMGQVQHNEVLLCNTEGVVL; translated from the exons AGCATGATGGTGCTTGTCCTGTGGCTCGGCCTGTCGCTGCTGGCGGCCGTCCGCTCCAGCTCCGTGAAGAACTGCCACCCCAGCTGCCACTGCGATGTGGAAAGCTTCGGCCTGTTCGACAGCTTCAGTCTCACCAGGGTGGACTGCCGAGGCCTCGGTCCCGGCGCCTCCATGCCCGTCCCCATCCCACTGGACACGTCACACCTGGACCTGTCCTCCAACGACATGGGGCCGCTCACCGACGCCATGCTGGCCGGTCCGGGCTACACCACGCTAGTCAGCTTGGACCTCAGCAGCAACCGCATTACAAAG ATAAGCCCCAATTCGTTGTCCAAGCTACGTTACCTGGAGAGCCTGGACCTGAGCCACAACAACCTGGAGAGCCTGTCGCCGAGCTGCTTCTCAGGGCTCCCTCTGGCCGAGGTGGACCTCAGCTACAACAGCTTCCAGGACTTCGACATGGGCGCGTTCGCTTCCAAGGTGAATGGCGAGCCCCTCGTCGTGGATCTGTCCCACAACAAGCTGGTGTCAGTCTCCACCACCTTGCACGGAAGAGTTTTACACATCCAGAGTGTGAATCTGTCGGCCAACCATCTGGTGAACGTACCCAGCATAGCAGGACTTCCGCTGAGGTACCTCAATCTGGACGCCAACCCCATCGCCAAGATCAGGGAGGGGGCCTTCGCTCACCTGAAAGACTTGGCCTACTTATCCCTCAGCGGCCTTCGCGAGCTGCGGGAAGTCGAGCCGAACAGCTTTAAAGGTCTCCAGAACCTGCAAGTTCTGGATCTGTCCAACAACCCCGAGCTCAGGAGCCTAAACCCCGCGGTCTTCAGTGGACTCGGCTCCCTGCAGGAGCTGAACTTATCTGGCTCCAGCGTAGCGTCTCTGCCAACCAACATGCTGACCCACCTTCCCAGCATTAAGAGCATCACCCTTGGTCAAGGCGTCCACTGCTGGAAGACCCAGAAGCAGGGGCAGTTCCATCGGCAGATGGGACAGGTCCAACATAACGAGGTGCTGCTCTGTAACACGGAGGGCGTTGTGTTGTAA